From one Mycolicibacterium sp. HK-90 genomic stretch:
- a CDS encoding Dyp-type peroxidase has product MPAPQPQPVLAPLTPAAVFMVATIDEGGEATVHDALADVSGLVRAIGFRDPTKHLSAIVSIGSDAWDRLFSGPRPAELHPFIPLDGPRHRAPATPGDLLFHLRAESMDVCFELATKFADALAGAVTIVDEVHGFKFFDNRDLLGFVDGTENPNGPVATNASQIGDEDPDFAGGCYVHVQKYVHDMGSWNSLSTEEQERVIGRTKLDDIELDDTVKPADSHVALNVIEDDEGNELKIIRHNMPFGEIGKGEFGTYYIGYSRSPAVTERMLTNMFIGDPPGNTDRILDFSTAITGGLFFSPTIDFLDDPPPLPSSDNASAPESAEDVSPTQGRRDGSLGIGSLKGIPQ; this is encoded by the coding sequence CCGCACCACAGCCCCAACCGGTTCTGGCCCCGTTGACACCCGCTGCCGTGTTCATGGTCGCGACCATCGACGAGGGCGGCGAGGCCACGGTCCACGACGCCCTGGCCGATGTCTCAGGTCTGGTGCGTGCCATCGGCTTCCGAGACCCGACCAAGCACCTGTCGGCGATCGTCTCCATCGGCTCCGATGCCTGGGACCGGTTGTTCTCCGGTCCGCGCCCGGCCGAGCTGCACCCGTTCATCCCGTTGGACGGTCCGCGTCACCGCGCCCCGGCCACCCCGGGCGACCTCTTGTTCCACCTGCGCGCGGAGTCGATGGATGTGTGCTTCGAGCTGGCCACCAAGTTCGCCGATGCGCTGGCCGGCGCCGTGACCATCGTCGACGAGGTGCACGGTTTCAAGTTCTTCGACAACCGCGATCTGCTGGGTTTCGTCGACGGCACCGAGAATCCGAACGGTCCGGTCGCGACGAATGCCAGCCAGATCGGCGACGAGGACCCGGATTTCGCCGGCGGCTGCTACGTGCACGTCCAGAAGTACGTCCACGACATGGGTTCGTGGAACTCGCTGTCCACCGAGGAACAGGAGCGGGTGATCGGGCGCACCAAGCTCGACGACATCGAACTCGACGACACGGTCAAGCCGGCCGATTCCCATGTCGCGCTCAACGTGATCGAGGACGACGAGGGCAACGAGCTGAAGATCATCCGGCACAACATGCCGTTCGGTGAGATCGGCAAGGGCGAGTTCGGTACGTACTACATCGGCTACTCACGCAGCCCGGCCGTGACCGAGCGCATGCTGACCAACATGTTCATCGGCGATCCGCCCGGCAACACCGACCGCATCCTGGACTTCTCGACCGCCATCACCGGCGGCCTGTTCTTCTCCCCCACCATCGATTTTCTGGATGATCCACCGCCGCTACCGTCGTCGGACAACGCGTCGGCACCGGAATCGGCAGAAGACGTTTCACCCACTCAGGGCCGGCGCGACGGCTCGCTCGGCATCGGCAGTCTGAAAGGAATCCCGCAATGA
- a CDS encoding family 1 encapsulin nanocompartment shell protein, whose protein sequence is MNNLYRELAPITESAWAEIELEAGRTFKRHIAGRRVVDVSDPGGPVTAAISTGHLLDVSSPGDGVVAHLRDAKPLVRLRVPFTVARKDIDDVERGSQDSDWDPVKDAAKKLAFVEDRAIFEGYPAASIEGIRSSSSNPALALPDDAREIPDVIAQALSELRLAGVDGPYSVLLSAETYTKVSETTAHGYPIREHLSRLVDGEIIWAPAIDGAFVLSTRGGDFDLQLGTDVSIGYLSHDAESVQLYLQETLTFLCYTAEASVALTA, encoded by the coding sequence ATGAACAACCTGTACCGCGAGCTTGCCCCGATCACCGAGTCCGCCTGGGCCGAGATCGAACTCGAGGCCGGCCGGACCTTCAAGCGGCACATCGCCGGCCGGCGCGTGGTCGATGTCAGTGATCCCGGCGGCCCCGTCACCGCGGCGATCAGCACGGGCCATCTGCTCGACGTCTCCTCACCCGGCGACGGCGTGGTCGCCCATCTGCGTGACGCCAAGCCGCTGGTGCGCCTGCGGGTTCCGTTCACCGTCGCGCGCAAGGACATTGACGACGTCGAACGCGGATCACAGGACTCGGACTGGGATCCCGTCAAGGACGCCGCCAAGAAACTGGCGTTCGTCGAGGACCGGGCCATCTTCGAGGGCTACCCGGCGGCCTCGATCGAGGGCATCCGGAGCTCCAGCTCGAACCCGGCGCTGGCCCTGCCCGACGATGCCCGCGAGATCCCCGACGTGATCGCCCAGGCCCTCTCGGAGCTGCGGCTGGCCGGTGTGGACGGGCCGTACTCGGTGCTGCTCTCCGCCGAGACCTACACCAAGGTCAGCGAGACCACCGCGCACGGCTACCCGATCCGCGAACACCTGAGCCGGCTGGTCGACGGTGAGATCATCTGGGCGCCCGCGATCGACGGCGCGTTCGTACTGTCCACCCGCGGTGGGGATTTCGATCTCCAGCTGGGCACCGACGTGTCGATCGGATACCTGTCCCACGACGCCGAGAGCGTGCAGCTGTACCTGCAGGAGACCCTGACGTTCCTGTGCTACACCGCCGAGGCGTCCGTCGCCCTCACCGCGTAG
- the purQ gene encoding phosphoribosylformylglycinamidine synthase subunit PurQ yields MTTRVGVITFPGTLDDIDAARAVRLAGAEAVSLWHADADLKGVDAVVVPGGFSYGDYLRCGAIAKFAPVMGSVVEAAGKGMPVLGICNGFQVLCEAGLLPGALTRNAGLHFICRDVWLEVASNTTAWTTRYDAGADLLIPLKSGEGRYVASEAVLDELEGEDRVVFRYRENLNGSMRGIAGVCSENRRVVGLMPHPEHATEALTGPSDDGLGLFYSALDAVLSV; encoded by the coding sequence GTGACCACCCGGGTCGGGGTGATCACCTTCCCCGGCACGCTCGACGACATCGACGCGGCCCGGGCCGTACGTCTGGCCGGTGCGGAGGCGGTCAGCCTCTGGCATGCCGACGCCGACCTGAAGGGTGTGGACGCCGTCGTCGTCCCCGGCGGTTTCTCCTACGGCGACTACCTGCGTTGCGGGGCGATCGCGAAGTTCGCCCCCGTGATGGGCTCGGTTGTCGAAGCGGCCGGCAAGGGCATGCCCGTGCTCGGCATCTGCAACGGCTTCCAGGTGCTGTGTGAGGCCGGGTTGCTGCCCGGGGCCTTGACTCGCAACGCCGGTCTGCACTTCATCTGCCGTGACGTGTGGCTGGAGGTCGCCTCCAACACCACGGCCTGGACGACCCGCTATGACGCCGGCGCGGACCTGCTGATCCCGCTGAAGTCGGGCGAGGGCCGCTATGTCGCCTCCGAAGCCGTGCTCGACGAACTCGAGGGCGAGGACCGCGTGGTCTTCCGCTACCGCGAGAACCTCAACGGGTCGATGCGCGGCATCGCGGGCGTGTGCTCGGAAAACCGTCGCGTCGTCGGCCTGATGCCGCATCCCGAACACGCCACCGAGGCGTTGACCGGTCCGTCCGATGACGGGCTCGGGTTGTTCTACTCCGCGCTGGACGCGGTCCTCTCGGTTTAG